In Mycetocola zhujimingii, one DNA window encodes the following:
- a CDS encoding spermidine/putrescine ABC transporter substrate-binding protein codes for MDRSLDTRVSQAVDAWLEWLPRWRPSTHRGRTRLCRRCFGSPVMAAVGLDRDVPHTVQHGLSTRIKAIVDEVVDEYTERNLPLLQRELKAAEESKARSYRPDRGLEPEYDGLPVDPDPVPGEPYLFTLAGLAGQEVAEPEAVPAPLSEEEKSALRTEIRLADECAIHAGKLVCLAIAPHRERILAAVALYVEPQIEALLADLTLELDSPPSW; via the coding sequence ATGGATCGGTCGCTCGACACGAGGGTCAGCCAGGCGGTCGACGCGTGGCTTGAGTGGTTGCCGCGATGGCGACCGTCGACGCACCGCGGGCGAACACGCTTGTGTCGCCGCTGCTTCGGCTCCCCGGTGATGGCCGCTGTCGGGCTTGACCGTGACGTTCCGCACACCGTCCAGCATGGGCTGTCGACCAGGATCAAGGCCATCGTCGACGAGGTCGTCGACGAGTACACGGAGCGTAATCTCCCACTCCTCCAGCGCGAGCTGAAGGCCGCCGAGGAGAGCAAGGCACGGTCGTACCGCCCTGACCGCGGACTGGAGCCTGAGTACGACGGTCTGCCCGTCGATCCTGACCCGGTACCGGGGGAGCCATACCTGTTCACCCTCGCTGGTCTGGCCGGACAGGAGGTGGCGGAACCCGAGGCGGTTCCCGCGCCCCTGTCCGAGGAAGAGAAGTCTGCGCTTCGCACAGAAATCAGGCTCGCCGATGAGTGCGCCATCCACGCGGGCAAGCTCGTCTGCCTCGCGATCGCTCCCCACCGTGAGCGGATTCTGGCGGCTGTCGCTCTCTACGTCGAGCCCCAGATCGAGGCTCTTCTCGCCGACCTGACACTCGAGCTGGACTCGCCGCCCTCCTGGTGA
- the rpsL gene encoding 30S ribosomal protein S12, translating into MPTIQQLVRKGRTPKVTKTKAPALKANPQQRGVCTRVYTTTPKKPNSAMRKVARVKLSNGTEVTAYIPGEGHNLQEHSMVLVRGGRVKDLPGVRYKIIRGALDTQAVKNRKQARSRYGAKMEKK; encoded by the coding sequence GTGCCAACTATTCAGCAGTTGGTCCGTAAGGGTCGCACGCCGAAGGTCACCAAGACCAAGGCTCCCGCTCTTAAGGCCAACCCCCAGCAGCGTGGCGTTTGCACCCGTGTGTACACCACAACCCCGAAGAAGCCGAACTCGGCGATGCGCAAGGTCGCTCGTGTGAAGCTCTCCAACGGCACCGAGGTCACCGCCTACATCCCAGGTGAAGGCCACAACCTCCAGGAGCACTCCATGGTCCTGGTCCGTGGTGGACGAGTAAAGGACCTTCCTGGTGTCCGTTACAAGATCATTCGTGGCGCACTTGACACGCAGGCCGTGAAGAACCGCAAGCAGGCTCGCAGCCGCTACGGCGCAAAGATGGAGAAGAAGTAA
- the rpsG gene encoding 30S ribosomal protein S7, producing the protein MPRKGPAPKRPVVADPVYGAPIVSQLVNKILVDGKKGLAERIVYTALEGVSAKNGQDAVVTLKKALDNVRPTLEVRSRRVGGSTYQVPIEVKPHRANTLALRWLTSYAKGRREKTMTERLMNEILDASNGLGAAVKRREDTHKMAESNKAFAHYRW; encoded by the coding sequence ATGCCTCGTAAGGGACCAGCACCAAAGCGCCCCGTCGTCGCAGACCCCGTCTACGGCGCACCCATCGTCAGCCAGCTCGTCAACAAGATTCTCGTTGACGGCAAGAAGGGCCTCGCAGAGCGCATTGTTTACACAGCGCTCGAAGGCGTTTCGGCTAAGAATGGCCAGGACGCCGTCGTCACACTGAAGAAGGCGCTCGACAACGTTCGTCCGACCCTCGAGGTCCGGTCACGCCGTGTCGGTGGATCGACCTACCAGGTGCCGATCGAAGTCAAGCCGCACCGCGCAAACACCCTCGCACTCCGCTGGCTCACCAGCTACGCAAAGGGTCGCCGCGAAAAGACAATGACAGAGCGTCTCATGAACGAGATTCTCGACGCATCAAACGGCCTCGGTGCCGCGGTCAAGCGCCGCGAAGACACGCACAAGATGGCCGAGTCGAACAAGGCATTCGCGCACTACCGCTGGTAG